A region of Reichenbachiella carrageenanivorans DNA encodes the following proteins:
- a CDS encoding S41 family peptidase has product MKIQNTKSQIRLPLFIAMAIAAGIFIGANMTTSTKSSSDLAQSLQKFREILNYIDRNYVDEVKTDDLVEKAIEDMLEELDPHTAYIPAEEQEYSRAQLEGNFDGIGIEYNIFRDTIYVVAPLSGGPSERVGLLTGDKIIKVDDENVAGIGIKTRGVLDRLRGPKGTHVTVSILRKNNKELLDFEITRDKIPQFSVDASYMIDDEIGYIKVNRFTATTYEEFKMALAKLDEEGLKKLVLDLTGNPGGYMNMAIQMADEFIPGDEMIVFTKGKEFRYNQEHRAGRVGLFEDRPLIVLIDEGSASASEIVSGAIQDNDRGLVVGRRSFGKGLVQMPIDLSDGSELRLTISRYYTPSGRSIQRSYEGGKDDYYSDIYNRYTSGEMYNADSIHQNDSLKYTTLKGRTVYGGGGIMPDYFIPIDTAGNSSYLNKLFTTNAIREYSLTYSDDNRAKLEADGFDQYFAKFQVSEAMLQSLIKVAEESGLPYEQAQFEHSKDLIKLYLKAQIARGIWNNDGFYPIYNQSNEIYSQAIQLFDQAETIMARAN; this is encoded by the coding sequence ATGAAAATTCAGAATACCAAATCGCAAATCAGATTACCTCTTTTTATCGCTATGGCTATCGCAGCTGGTATCTTTATAGGTGCCAACATGACGACTTCGACCAAGAGTAGTTCTGATCTTGCCCAGTCTCTTCAAAAATTTCGTGAAATTCTGAATTACATAGATCGTAATTATGTCGACGAAGTCAAGACAGACGACTTGGTAGAAAAAGCCATCGAGGATATGCTCGAAGAGTTGGACCCACACACAGCCTACATCCCAGCTGAAGAGCAAGAGTATAGCCGTGCACAGCTGGAAGGCAATTTTGATGGTATTGGTATAGAGTACAATATTTTTAGAGATACGATATATGTGGTAGCCCCTTTAAGTGGAGGGCCATCTGAGCGAGTGGGTTTGCTCACAGGCGACAAGATCATCAAAGTGGATGATGAAAATGTAGCTGGTATTGGTATCAAGACTCGTGGTGTGCTAGATAGACTCAGAGGACCCAAAGGTACACATGTGACGGTTTCTATTCTGAGAAAAAACAATAAGGAGCTACTTGATTTTGAGATTACCCGAGATAAAATCCCACAGTTTTCGGTGGATGCCTCCTATATGATAGACGATGAGATCGGCTATATCAAAGTAAATCGTTTTACGGCTACCACTTACGAGGAGTTTAAAATGGCATTGGCCAAATTGGATGAAGAAGGATTGAAAAAACTAGTGCTGGACCTTACAGGCAACCCTGGAGGGTATATGAATATGGCCATTCAGATGGCAGATGAGTTTATCCCAGGAGACGAAATGATCGTGTTTACCAAGGGCAAAGAGTTTAGATATAATCAGGAACACAGAGCAGGAAGGGTAGGCTTGTTCGAAGACCGGCCTTTGATTGTGCTGATCGATGAGGGTAGTGCCTCAGCCTCAGAGATAGTGTCAGGTGCTATTCAAGACAATGATCGAGGTCTTGTGGTAGGCAGAAGGTCGTTTGGCAAAGGGTTGGTGCAAATGCCGATTGACTTGTCTGATGGATCTGAATTGAGACTGACTATTTCAAGATATTACACGCCAAGTGGTAGATCCATTCAGCGATCCTACGAAGGAGGTAAAGATGATTATTACAGTGATATTTACAACCGATACACATCTGGCGAGATGTATAATGCGGACAGCATTCATCAGAATGATTCACTCAAATACACTACATTGAAAGGCAGAACAGTCTATGGTGGTGGTGGTATTATGCCAGATTATTTTATCCCGATAGACACCGCTGGCAACTCTAGCTACCTCAATAAGTTGTTTACTACCAATGCTATCCGTGAGTATTCCTTGACCTATTCAGATGATAACAGAGCCAAATTAGAAGCGGATGGTTTCGATCAATATTTTGCAAAATTCCAAGTAAGCGAAGCAATGTTGCAATCACTAATAAAAGTTGCAGAGGAGAGTGGCTTGCCATACGAGCAGGCTCAGTTTGAACACTCAAAAGATCTGATTAAGCTCTATCTGAAAGCTCAGATCGCTCGTGGCATCTGGAACAACGATGGGTTTTATCCGATCTATAACCAATCCAACGAGATTTATAGCCAAGCGATTCAGCTCTTTGATCAGGCAGAGACTATTATGGCTCGTGCCAATTAA
- a CDS encoding CASTOR/POLLUX-related putative ion channel — MNNSSSFLAKAKYQFDNYVSKGTMTLIGGLGVLTLILVVILAIILVLTGFEVEAGESIGYPESLWQNMIHMLDPGTLGNTTGGWSLRVYLLAVTLVGVVVLSTLIGLVSNGILTKLEDLRKGRSFVIERDHTLILGWSSKIFTIISELIEANENLKEGVIVILAERDKVEMEDEIRLKVGDTSNTRVICRTGSPIDVDDIYIANPFSSKSIIILDKDNENSDSQIIKTIVAIVTNPNRRKEPYHITAEIQDSKNYEVAKMVGQDEVELILSDDFISRIMVQTSRQSGLSVVYIELMDYDGDEIYFVEEPSLVGRTFREIIFAYEDSAIMGLQFADGTVAINPPMDTVFNEGDQIIGITEDDDTLVPSGIVDYEIEEGRLTGRVEEETKEEQILIIGWNDRAKNIIRELDHYAPYGSTVKVVSKFEDPVTVIQRLKPSLNNLTVEFKRAETTDRETLEKLEIPNYDYIILLCYEQHFPVQEADAQTLITLLHIRSIAERTEKHLNLVSEMIDMKNRLLADITSADDFIVSDKLLSLLMTQVSENKFLMRVFEDLFDADGSEIYIKPATEYITTGKAVNFYTILESAARKNEVAIGYRILAKSKDPNSAYGVVVNPKKSDMIELTDKDEIIVLSED; from the coding sequence ATGAATAACAGCTCTTCCTTTCTTGCTAAGGCCAAATACCAATTTGATAATTACGTATCAAAAGGAACCATGACGCTAATCGGCGGTCTAGGGGTTTTGACTTTAATTCTTGTAGTTATTCTTGCCATCATTCTAGTTTTAACTGGGTTTGAAGTAGAGGCAGGAGAGAGTATTGGCTATCCCGAATCTTTGTGGCAAAACATGATTCACATGTTGGACCCAGGTACTTTAGGGAATACTACTGGAGGATGGTCTTTGAGAGTGTATTTGTTGGCCGTTACATTGGTCGGTGTAGTTGTACTATCTACATTGATTGGTTTGGTATCCAACGGTATCTTGACCAAACTGGAAGATTTGAGAAAGGGGAGATCCTTCGTTATTGAAAGAGATCATACCCTGATTTTGGGATGGTCCTCAAAGATTTTTACGATTATTTCTGAGCTGATAGAAGCAAATGAAAACCTGAAAGAAGGTGTGATTGTGATCTTGGCAGAGCGAGATAAAGTAGAGATGGAAGACGAAATCCGTCTTAAAGTAGGCGACACTTCTAATACCAGAGTAATCTGTAGGACAGGTAGCCCGATCGATGTAGATGATATCTACATTGCCAACCCATTTAGCTCTAAGTCCATTATTATTCTGGATAAAGACAACGAAAATTCTGATTCTCAAATTATTAAGACGATCGTAGCGATCGTAACCAACCCAAACAGAAGAAAAGAACCTTACCATATCACTGCTGAGATTCAAGACAGCAAAAACTACGAAGTAGCCAAGATGGTAGGTCAGGACGAAGTCGAGTTGATTTTGTCCGATGATTTTATTTCTAGAATCATGGTGCAGACCAGCCGTCAGTCTGGATTGAGTGTGGTGTATATCGAGTTGATGGACTATGATGGTGATGAAATCTATTTCGTAGAAGAGCCTTCTCTTGTGGGTAGGACCTTTAGAGAAATCATCTTCGCTTATGAAGATTCTGCTATTATGGGACTACAGTTTGCCGACGGTACAGTCGCCATTAATCCTCCAATGGATACGGTATTCAATGAAGGTGATCAAATCATAGGTATTACCGAAGATGATGATACCTTGGTGCCATCAGGTATAGTTGATTACGAAATCGAGGAGGGACGATTGACTGGCCGAGTAGAAGAAGAAACCAAAGAAGAACAAATATTAATTATCGGTTGGAACGACCGTGCGAAGAATATCATCAGGGAGTTGGATCACTATGCCCCTTATGGGTCTACCGTGAAAGTAGTGTCTAAATTTGAAGATCCTGTAACCGTTATTCAGCGTCTCAAACCATCATTGAATAACCTGACTGTAGAATTCAAACGAGCAGAAACTACCGACAGAGAAACACTAGAGAAGCTAGAGATCCCTAACTACGATTATATCATCTTACTTTGCTACGAACAGCACTTCCCAGTGCAAGAGGCTGATGCGCAGACGTTGATCACACTATTGCACATCAGAAGTATTGCTGAGCGTACAGAAAAGCATTTGAATCTCGTCAGTGAGATGATTGATATGAAAAACAGATTATTGGCAGATATCACTAGTGCGGATGACTTTATCGTAAGTGATAAGCTACTCAGTTTATTGATGACACAGGTGTCAGAAAATAAATTCTTGATGAGAGTATTCGAAGACCTATTCGATGCCGATGGATCTGAGATATACATTAAGCCTGCCACAGAATATATCACTACAGGCAAAGCTGTTAACTTCTATACGATTCTGGAGTCTGCTGCACGCAAGAATGAGGTAGCCATAGGCTATAGAATTCTTGCCAAGAGCAAAGATCCTAATTCGGCATACGGCGTGGTGGTCAACCCTAAGAAATCGGACATGATCGAATTGACCGACAAGGACGAAATTATTGTTCTATCGGAAGATTAA
- the gdhA gene encoding NADP-specific glutamate dehydrogenase yields MTQTIEAFVESIAAKNSGESEFIQAVREVAEVIIPFNENHPKYKEANILERMCEPERVVIFRVPWVDDKGTFRINRAFRVQMNSAIGPYKGGLRFHPTVNLSILKFLAFEQVFKNSLTTLSMGGGKGGSDFDPKGKSDAEVMRFCQSFMTELAKHIGGFTDVPAGDIGVGGREIGYMFGQYKRLRNEFAGVLTGKGLAYGGSLIRTEATGYGVVYFANEVLKAHGQGITGKICAVSGSGNVAQYTIEKLLHLGAKPVTVSDSEGHIYDPDGIDEEKLAFIKALKNERRGRISEYAEVYKEAIFNKGITPWHAKVDLAFPCATQNELPVEDVRMLIDNGCIGVFEGANMPTTEEAIHLIREKRVMFTPGKASNAGGVATSGLEMTQNSIRIPWTREEVDSKLKEIMISIHENCEKYGRVDDTYVDYVKGANIAGYVKVADAMLAQGHV; encoded by the coding sequence ATGACTCAGACAATAGAGGCCTTCGTAGAAAGTATAGCGGCTAAAAATTCTGGAGAATCTGAATTTATACAGGCTGTTCGAGAAGTGGCCGAAGTTATTATTCCTTTCAATGAAAATCACCCCAAGTACAAAGAAGCTAATATCCTAGAGCGAATGTGTGAACCTGAGCGTGTCGTTATCTTTCGGGTACCATGGGTAGATGATAAAGGCACATTCAGAATCAATCGTGCTTTTAGGGTACAGATGAACTCGGCCATAGGCCCGTACAAAGGTGGTTTAAGATTTCATCCTACAGTCAATTTGAGTATACTCAAGTTTTTGGCTTTTGAGCAAGTATTTAAAAATAGCCTGACTACGCTGTCGATGGGTGGGGGCAAAGGAGGAAGTGACTTCGATCCTAAGGGCAAATCCGATGCAGAGGTGATGCGTTTTTGTCAGAGTTTTATGACGGAGTTGGCAAAGCATATTGGAGGATTTACCGACGTACCTGCGGGCGACATTGGTGTGGGTGGCAGAGAGATAGGCTATATGTTTGGCCAATATAAAAGATTACGTAACGAATTTGCAGGTGTATTAACTGGTAAGGGATTAGCGTATGGTGGGAGCTTGATTCGGACCGAGGCTACAGGCTATGGAGTGGTCTATTTTGCCAATGAAGTATTGAAAGCGCACGGGCAGGGGATCACAGGAAAAATCTGTGCTGTATCGGGCAGTGGTAATGTCGCTCAGTATACCATTGAGAAACTGCTGCACTTGGGCGCTAAGCCAGTGACTGTTTCAGATTCAGAGGGCCATATATACGATCCCGATGGAATCGATGAAGAAAAGCTAGCTTTCATCAAAGCATTGAAAAATGAAAGAAGAGGGCGTATCAGTGAATATGCGGAGGTGTATAAAGAAGCTATTTTCAATAAAGGCATTACGCCATGGCATGCCAAGGTGGATTTGGCTTTCCCGTGTGCTACTCAGAATGAGCTGCCTGTAGAAGACGTGCGAATGCTGATAGACAATGGCTGTATCGGTGTGTTTGAAGGCGCCAACATGCCTACTACAGAAGAAGCCATTCATTTGATCAGAGAAAAGCGAGTCATGTTTACACCAGGCAAAGCATCCAATGCTGGTGGGGTGGCTACCTCTGGTTTGGAAATGACGCAAAATAGCATCCGTATTCCATGGACTAGAGAGGAAGTGGATAGTAAGCTCAAAGAAATTATGATTTCGATTCACGAAAACTGTGAGAAATATGGGCGAGTAGATGACACTTATGTGGATTATGTGAAAGGAGCTAACATAGCTGGCTATGTGAAAGTGGCAGATGCCATGCTTGCGCAAGGTCATGTATAA
- a CDS encoding CHASE2 domain-containing protein, with protein MTKKKLFLWLGIIVHALVMIFLTFYLMSLPWLAGDEKLLIWSTSALKFANREIPPSEKYALINTSYDLQLIDRLDDFGFPIGQRVITDREKLTWLLDIISQSQTPPKYIILDVHFLDTTDFDSALDSVLQRFDQLIISYHLGDDGYLEYPVFQNTNKGLSDYVIGSVFDGVYKYQLIHHDSLKLTPLKVHEQLSGKSATQWGPWVKIGEQWTPNNFIMNYRLLQKDIEDIEIGFNPVSMGELLFLENQDIQDYVAGKIVVIGDFFENDMHETLFEITAGPLILLNALLTIQAGDTYINFWFFALLFAAYTYLSYMVFVEGDYMEKMITRHFGTVKIADYLAGFMSYLLLLTLLSCLTFFVFNIHLNVFFLAIAFYLMDKVVGFIYTQVKN; from the coding sequence ATGACTAAAAAGAAATTGTTTCTCTGGCTGGGGATCATAGTTCATGCTTTAGTCATGATCTTTCTTACTTTTTACTTGATGAGTCTACCTTGGTTGGCTGGCGATGAAAAACTCCTCATCTGGAGCACCTCAGCCCTAAAGTTCGCCAACAGAGAAATTCCTCCTTCTGAAAAATACGCACTGATCAATACATCATATGATTTACAATTGATCGATCGACTCGACGATTTTGGTTTCCCTATTGGGCAACGAGTGATTACTGACCGTGAAAAATTAACGTGGCTCCTAGACATTATTTCGCAAAGCCAAACCCCACCAAAATACATTATTCTCGATGTTCATTTTTTAGATACTACAGACTTCGACTCTGCACTAGACTCTGTTTTGCAGCGCTTCGATCAATTGATTATCTCTTATCATTTGGGAGACGATGGCTACTTAGAATATCCTGTTTTTCAAAATACAAACAAAGGCTTGTCTGACTATGTCATAGGCAGTGTTTTCGATGGTGTATACAAATATCAGCTCATACATCACGACTCGCTCAAGCTCACGCCTTTAAAAGTGCACGAACAACTCTCTGGAAAATCAGCTACACAATGGGGACCTTGGGTGAAGATAGGTGAACAATGGACACCAAATAATTTCATTATGAATTACCGCCTACTGCAAAAAGACATTGAAGATATTGAAATAGGATTTAACCCTGTGAGTATGGGTGAGCTATTGTTCTTAGAAAATCAAGACATACAAGATTATGTGGCGGGAAAAATAGTTGTAATCGGTGACTTTTTCGAAAACGACATGCATGAAACGCTATTCGAGATCACTGCAGGCCCCTTGATTCTACTCAATGCCTTGCTGACCATTCAGGCAGGCGACACCTATATAAACTTCTGGTTTTTCGCACTTCTATTCGCCGCCTATACTTACCTAAGCTATATGGTCTTCGTAGAAGGCGATTATATGGAAAAAATGATTACCCGACATTTTGGTACTGTGAAAATCGCAGATTATTTAGCTGGATTCATGAGCTATCTCTTGCTACTCACCCTACTTTCATGCCTCACATTTTTCGTATTCAACATCCATCTAAACGTATTCTTTTTGGCCATTGCCTTTTATCTGATGGATAAAGTGGTTGGCTTCATTTACACGCAAGTGAAAAATTAA
- a CDS encoding caspase family protein, translated as MQRSILFILTFFICTLSLAQNNNQLIVRQGHTAAINSLKYAPDGSAVYSASDDKSIKMWDVKTGVDINTFNAHTSPIQCMEISNDGRLLVSGDLEGKLLIWDAKTGENKLTIQAHEGSVNTVKFTKDQQYLVSGGDDNMLKVWNLKGDTLKTIKGFNAAIKAIGISPDGTRLISGGYKNNGVELLLVDLQKGKIIDDVLNHWKGSAAAQAYAKTIMTPIALAMNLAKGNVGKGMATFYIMNYSNIEFTNDGSKVLISQNTFLPLAAAKDESDDTIGNSIISIIELSEDKNQFTEVMKPIRWQSSHPRAVALFNQDQTKVIVNEKFSMVVYDIENADFPEPGNKEATQYVPPVVKEIKGTGLGLNSLAMSPDYRTVVSADDDRKIKLWDYNSGRKIRDLEGFVQPALAVDVLPDGQHIMVGSLDRNLTVWDITTGQLVRTFDRSSDVCSIDIAEDGKSFLTASVNTEFFKMWNFTTGRQLRSFLESKKQTVWVKYAPDDNDEVYAATADGEVKIWSISESKAKKKLKVDYETLEDKYQNQDYTVSWDDYTLKVKKGQTDYFSETQSGRLTDAVFSKDGKYLISTNENGEIAMYELAGKKRTATMALIGNNDFITYTPDLYYTSSKAAANAIAFKSDNKILPFEQLELKYNRPDLVASRIGYAPSKLIDSYKAAYDRRLKRLGYSETDLGNTFDLPEVKIDYDNLPLETNQKTLTIKVVATDKNYPIQQLQVYANDVPVFGSKGMAVSPAHQISQTLSFELGNGLNEIKITATNTKGQEAIPEKFDIQYTAEWDKPDLYIVSIGVSEYQQADYNLAFAAKDAQDIVQTLSGSSAYEKVYTKLLINANATDANIMAVRSFVAQAKVDDIVAIFIAGHGVLDQSYNYYFATNNIDFNNPASGGLSYGQIETLIDGIPCRNKILLMDTCHSGELDDEDVQTVTASAKKSGGVSFRSARGFVKLKENSFGLQNTLELSKSLFGDLRKGTGATVISAAGGTEFAAEGLNSANGLFTASFIEGITTRRADTDRNRSYTISEMRKWVGDQVTKKSKGNQVPTSREENVKNDFRIY; from the coding sequence ATGCAACGCTCAATCTTATTCATACTGACTTTCTTTATTTGCACGCTTTCATTAGCGCAAAATAACAACCAACTCATCGTCCGACAAGGCCACACAGCCGCAATCAACAGTTTGAAATACGCTCCCGATGGCAGTGCCGTATACTCAGCAAGCGACGACAAATCCATCAAAATGTGGGACGTAAAAACTGGAGTAGACATCAATACCTTCAATGCCCACACCTCTCCTATCCAATGTATGGAAATATCAAACGACGGTCGACTCCTCGTATCTGGTGACCTAGAAGGAAAGCTCCTTATCTGGGATGCCAAAACAGGGGAAAATAAACTCACCATTCAGGCACATGAAGGCAGTGTAAATACCGTGAAATTCACCAAAGACCAACAATATCTCGTCTCTGGTGGCGATGACAATATGCTCAAAGTCTGGAATCTAAAAGGAGATACACTCAAAACCATCAAAGGTTTCAATGCCGCCATCAAAGCAATTGGCATTTCACCAGACGGTACTCGTCTCATCTCTGGAGGGTATAAAAACAATGGTGTAGAGCTGCTACTGGTGGATCTGCAGAAAGGCAAAATCATAGACGACGTACTCAACCATTGGAAAGGATCCGCCGCTGCTCAGGCTTACGCCAAAACGATCATGACACCCATAGCCTTAGCTATGAACCTAGCCAAAGGCAATGTAGGTAAAGGCATGGCCACTTTCTACATTATGAACTATAGCAACATCGAGTTTACCAACGATGGCAGCAAAGTACTGATTTCGCAAAACACCTTTTTACCATTGGCTGCAGCCAAAGACGAATCCGACGACACCATCGGAAATTCCATCATTTCCATCATAGAGTTGTCTGAAGACAAAAATCAATTCACTGAAGTGATGAAACCCATTCGGTGGCAATCCAGTCACCCCAGAGCCGTCGCACTATTTAATCAAGATCAAACCAAGGTCATCGTAAATGAAAAATTTAGCATGGTAGTGTATGATATTGAAAATGCCGATTTCCCAGAACCAGGCAACAAAGAAGCTACCCAATATGTCCCTCCTGTGGTCAAAGAAATCAAAGGCACAGGACTTGGCCTCAATTCACTCGCCATGTCGCCAGACTACAGAACAGTCGTCTCCGCCGATGATGATCGGAAAATCAAATTGTGGGATTATAATTCAGGAAGAAAAATCAGAGATCTCGAAGGCTTCGTGCAGCCAGCCTTGGCTGTAGATGTACTCCCAGATGGCCAACACATCATGGTGGGTTCGCTAGACCGTAATCTTACCGTATGGGACATCACCACAGGTCAGCTAGTACGCACTTTTGATCGCTCTTCAGATGTGTGTAGCATAGACATCGCAGAAGATGGCAAATCATTTTTAACGGCCTCGGTAAATACCGAATTTTTCAAAATGTGGAACTTCACCACAGGCAGACAACTCCGTTCTTTTCTTGAAAGCAAAAAACAAACCGTCTGGGTAAAATATGCTCCCGACGATAACGACGAAGTCTATGCTGCCACTGCCGATGGCGAAGTGAAAATTTGGTCTATCAGTGAATCTAAAGCCAAGAAAAAACTCAAAGTAGACTATGAAACTTTAGAAGACAAATACCAAAACCAAGACTATACCGTAAGTTGGGATGATTATACCCTGAAGGTAAAAAAAGGCCAAACAGACTACTTTTCTGAAACACAAAGTGGTAGACTCACCGATGCAGTCTTCAGCAAAGACGGCAAATACCTTATCAGCACCAACGAAAATGGGGAAATAGCGATGTATGAGCTCGCTGGTAAAAAACGTACCGCAACCATGGCACTCATCGGCAACAATGATTTCATCACCTACACACCCGATTTGTACTACACTTCATCCAAAGCCGCTGCCAATGCTATTGCTTTCAAGTCTGACAACAAAATACTGCCATTCGAACAATTGGAACTCAAGTACAACCGCCCAGATCTAGTAGCTAGTAGAATCGGCTATGCCCCCAGCAAACTCATCGACTCCTACAAAGCAGCTTATGACCGACGATTAAAACGATTAGGCTATTCCGAAACCGACCTAGGCAACACTTTCGACTTGCCAGAAGTAAAAATAGACTATGACAACCTCCCCCTAGAAACCAATCAAAAAACACTTACCATAAAAGTAGTGGCTACAGACAAAAACTATCCGATCCAACAACTACAGGTATATGCTAACGACGTACCTGTCTTTGGCTCGAAAGGCATGGCGGTCTCACCAGCTCACCAGATCAGCCAAACCTTGTCATTCGAACTAGGCAACGGACTAAACGAAATCAAAATCACAGCAACCAACACCAAAGGGCAGGAGGCAATCCCAGAAAAGTTTGACATTCAATACACCGCAGAATGGGACAAGCCCGACCTATATATCGTCAGCATAGGAGTATCTGAGTACCAGCAAGCAGACTACAATCTAGCCTTTGCAGCCAAAGATGCCCAAGATATCGTCCAGACTTTGTCTGGCTCTAGTGCCTACGAAAAAGTGTACACCAAACTACTCATAAACGCTAATGCCACCGATGCTAATATAATGGCTGTTCGTTCCTTTGTAGCCCAAGCTAAGGTGGATGACATTGTTGCAATCTTCATAGCAGGCCACGGTGTACTTGACCAAAGTTACAACTATTACTTTGCCACCAACAATATCGATTTCAACAATCCAGCAAGTGGAGGACTGTCTTATGGACAAATAGAAACTTTGATAGATGGTATCCCTTGTCGCAACAAAATATTGCTTATGGACACTTGCCACTCTGGTGAGCTCGATGACGAGGATGTACAAACCGTAACTGCCTCTGCCAAAAAAAGTGGCGGTGTGTCTTTCCGGTCGGCTAGAGGATTTGTAAAACTCAAGGAAAACAGCTTTGGGCTACAAAACACATTAGAGCTCTCAAAATCATTATTTGGCGACCTGAGAAAAGGCACTGGTGCCACAGTCATTTCAGCAGCAGGGGGAACAGAGTTTGCTGCCGAAGGCCTAAACTCTGCCAATGGGCTGTTTACAGCCAGCTTTATAGAAGGCATCACCACCAGACGTGCCGACACCGATCGAAACAGAAGCTATACCATCTCCGAAATGCGCAAATGGGTAGGCGATCAGGTTACTAAAAAAAGCAAAGGCAATCAAGTACCTACTTCGCGTGAAGAAAATGTGAAAAACGATTTTAGAATTTACTAA